CTTGAGCGAGGTGTTTTTCACGTCACGCGCCTTGTCGCCGAAGATCGCCCGCAGCAGCTTCTCCTCAGGGGTGAGCTGGGACTCGCCCTTGGGGGTGATTTTGCCCACGAGGATGTCGTCCGCCTTTACGTTGGCGCCGATGCGGATGATGCCGCTTTCATCCAGGTTGCGGAGCATTTCCTCGCTGACGTTGGGAATATCGCGTGTGACTTCCTCGGGCCCGAGCTTGGTGTCGCGGGCCACCACCTCGAACTCCTCGATGTGCACGGAGGTGTAGACGTCTTCCTTGACCACGCGCTCGGAGATGAGGATGGAGTCCTCGAAGTTGTATCCGCACCAGGGCATGAACGCCACGAGCAGGTTCTTGCCGATGGCCAGCTCGCCATCCTTGATGCCGGGGCCGTCGGCGAGGATTTCGCCTTTGTCGACCACCTGGCCGGTCACGACGCGCGGTTTCTGGCCGAAGCAGGAGTTCTGGTTCGACTTATGGAACTTCTGCAGTTCATAGGTCTTGACACCGCCGGTCTTCACGTATTTTTCGTTGTCGCCGTACCCCATAATGATGCGGTCGGCGTCGGCGTAGTAAACGGTGCCGGAGTCCTCGGCGATGACGCAGGAGCCGGAGTCCTGCGCGACCACGCCTTCCATGCCCGTGCCCACCAGCGGAATCTCGGTGCGCAGCAACGGCACCGCCTGGCGCTGCATGTTGGACCCCATGAGCGCGCGGTTGGCGTCGTCGTGTTCCAGGAACGGAATGAGCGCCGCGGAGATGGAGACCATCTGTGCAGGCGCGATGTCCATGAGGGTCACTTCCTCTCTGGGGCTCATGAGCACGTCGCCCCTCGCGCGGGTCGTCACCAGCTGGTTGGCGAACCGCTTCTGCTCGTCCAGCGGCGCGTTGGCCTGGGCGATGACGTGGTCGGCTTCGCGCGTGGCGTCCAGGTAGATGACCTCGTCCGTCACCTGAGAATCCTTGACCACTCGGTACGGCGTTTCGATGAAGCCGTAGTCGTTCACACGCGAGTATGTGGTCAGCGAGACGATAAGGCCGATGTTCGGCCCTTCAGGCGTCTCGATGGGGCAGATGCGGCCGTAGTGGGAGGTGTGCACGTCGCGCACTTCGAAGCCGGCGCGCTCGCGGGTCAGGCCGCCGGGGCCAAGGGCCGAGAGGCGGCGCTTGTGGGTGACCTCGGACAAGGAGTTCGTCTGGTCCATGAACTGCGAGAGCTGCGAGGTTCCGAAGAACTCCTTGAGCACCGCAGCCACGGGCTTGGGATTGATGAGATCGTGGGGCATGAGGGTGGCGACTTCCTGGAGGCTCATGCGCTCCTTGATCGCGCGCTCCATGCGAACCAGGCCGATGCGGTACTGGTTCTCCACGAGCTCGCCTACGGGACGCACCCGGCGGTTGCCCAGGTGGTCGATGTCGTCTGCCGGGCCATGCGAGTCCTTGAGCTTGCAAAGAAGCTTGATGGACTCGAGGATATCCTCGTCGGACAGGGTCCGCTCTTCCAGAGGACGATCCACGCCGAGACGGCTGTTGAGCTTGTAGCGGCCCACGGCGGACAGGTCGTAGTAGTCCGGGTTGCGGAACAGATTGTCGAAGAACGACTCGGCGATCTCGGGCGTAGGCGGCGAAGAAGGACGCAGCCGGCGATATATCTCGACGCGTGCGCTTTCGGCGTCCGTGGTCTTGTCCAGCATGAGGGTGTCGCGCATGGAAGGAGACACATCGGAACCGCGCGTATGAAGCACGGAAATGCGCTTGATGCCGGCTTCGCGCATGTTCTCCAGCACCTCACCGCTGATTTCGTCGCCGGCTTCGGCGATGACCTCGCCCGTGTTCGGGTCGGCCACGTCGTCTGCCAGATACAAGCCTTCGAGAACCGCAGGGTCGACCTGCATGGTCTCGACGTTGTTCTTGAGCATGAGCCGGAAGAGCCGCTTGTTGATCGTCTGCCCTTCCTTGACGAGGACCTCGCCCTCGGCGCTCTTGACCTCGGCAGCGGCCTTTTCCTTGCGGAAGAAGTTCTCCTCGATTTCCCAATGGACGGCGTCACCGTCCAGACGGAAGTGCTCCGTCTCATAGAAATAGTCGAGAATCTGCTGCTTGTTCATGCCCATGGCCTTGAACAGAATGGTCGCGGGCATCTTGCGGCGGCGGTCGATGCGAACGTACAGAATGTCCTTGTGGTCGAAATCGAAATCGAGCCAGGACCCGCGCATGGGAATGACCCGGCAGGAATACAATACTCGACGGCTGGAGTGCGAACGGCCGGAGTCGTGCTCGAAAATGATCCCCGGCGAGCGCTGGAGCTGGTTGACGATGACGCGCTCGGTGCCGTTGACAATGAAGGTCCCCTTGTCTGTCATCAGGGGGATCTTCCCGAAATAGATAGGCTGCTCTTTTATGTCGCGGATGGTGCGGTTGCCCGATTCTTCGTCCACATCGTAGACCACGAGGCGCACCATGATGCGGATGGGCGCTTCGAAGGTGAGGCCCTTGGACATGCACTCGGCTTCGTCATACTCCGGGTCGAAGACCTCGTAGCTGACGTACT
Above is a genomic segment from Oceanidesulfovibrio indonesiensis containing:
- the rpoB gene encoding DNA-directed RNA polymerase subunit beta yields the protein MTQLVKKFGKIENTLPIPHLLDLQVESYTQFLQLDTTERKADIGLEGVFRSVFPIEDFNKTASLEYVSYEVFDPEYDEAECMSKGLTFEAPIRIMVRLVVYDVDEESGNRTIRDIKEQPIYFGKIPLMTDKGTFIVNGTERVIVNQLQRSPGIIFEHDSGRSHSSRRVLYSCRVIPMRGSWLDFDFDHKDILYVRIDRRRKMPATILFKAMGMNKQQILDYFYETEHFRLDGDAVHWEIEENFFRKEKAAAEVKSAEGEVLVKEGQTINKRLFRLMLKNNVETMQVDPAVLEGLYLADDVADPNTGEVIAEAGDEISGEVLENMREAGIKRISVLHTRGSDVSPSMRDTLMLDKTTDAESARVEIYRRLRPSSPPTPEIAESFFDNLFRNPDYYDLSAVGRYKLNSRLGVDRPLEERTLSDEDILESIKLLCKLKDSHGPADDIDHLGNRRVRPVGELVENQYRIGLVRMERAIKERMSLQEVATLMPHDLINPKPVAAVLKEFFGTSQLSQFMDQTNSLSEVTHKRRLSALGPGGLTRERAGFEVRDVHTSHYGRICPIETPEGPNIGLIVSLTTYSRVNDYGFIETPYRVVKDSQVTDEVIYLDATREADHVIAQANAPLDEQKRFANQLVTTRARGDVLMSPREEVTLMDIAPAQMVSISAALIPFLEHDDANRALMGSNMQRQAVPLLRTEIPLVGTGMEGVVAQDSGSCVIAEDSGTVYYADADRIIMGYGDNEKYVKTGGVKTYELQKFHKSNQNSCFGQKPRVVTGQVVDKGEILADGPGIKDGELAIGKNLLVAFMPWCGYNFEDSILISERVVKEDVYTSVHIEEFEVVARDTKLGPEEVTRDIPNVSEEMLRNLDESGIIRIGANVKADDILVGKITPKGESQLTPEEKLLRAIFGDKARDVKNTSLKVPPGIEGTIIDVKVFNRRSGEKDDRSRAIEDMELAKLERVEAKNVYAITQTLREKIWSLVENKQLGTNLMGKKKGQVLAEAGYSLTREVLDEVPVKKLAGVFKSKEVNEQIQEYIDEYDGQVKVVNALYEQKRSRVTEGDDLPPGVIKMAKVYIAVKRKLSVGDKMAGRHGNKGVVSCILPEEDMPFFADGTPVDIVLNPLGVPSRMNIGQIMETHLGWAARELGRKLAAMVEEKAGPDALRAELKAIFNSQEMSDVVDSMQDDDLVEVCKKVDHGIITKTPVFDGAEEDEIWNLLTQAGLPDDGKSVLYDGRTGDPFHNRVTVGIMYMLKLHHLVDEKIHARSTGPYSLVTQQPLGGKAQFGGQRLGEMEVWALEAYGAAHLLQEFLTVKSDDVTGRVKMYEKIVKGDNFLEAGLPESFNVLVKELMSLGLDVDLIEEERKKPTKRMQ